The following are from one region of the Anomaloglossus baeobatrachus isolate aAnoBae1 chromosome 1, aAnoBae1.hap1, whole genome shotgun sequence genome:
- the LOC142250746 gene encoding vomeronasal type-2 receptor 26-like: MPVSRCSDPCSPGSWRKAGRTIHPCCYDCVLCSEGEISNMTDADKCIQCQSDEWPNEKSDRCLPKVMDFISYQKDPIASVFSGVSLFGCLVTGFIFGIFISYRDTPIVRANNRNLSYLLLVSIFLSFLSGFLFLGRPTDVTCRLRETSFGIFFSVAISSLLAKTVMVCVAFKSTKPGSPWRRWLSVKLPYTIVLLCSSLQVLICAIWLSISPPFQDLDTESYPGTIIIQCNEGSDLWFCSMLGYLGLLAAVSFVLAFMVRTLPDSFNEAKYITFSMLVFISVWIAMIPAYLSTRGKSMVAVEIFAVMGSSAGLLGCVFFPKCFIILFRSERNRKTDLLRKSNERL, translated from the exons ATGCCGGTGTCCCGCTGCTCAGATCCATGTTCACCTGGAAGCTGGAGGAAGGCAGGACGGACAATTCATCCCTGCTGCTACGACTGCGTCCTGTGTTCAGAAGGAGAGATCTCTAATATGACCG ACGCTGACAAATGCATTCAATGCCAAAGTGATGAATGGCCAAATGAGAAAAGTGACCGGTGTCTGCCCAAAGTGATGGACTTCATCTCTTACCAGAAGGACCCCATTGCTTCTGTATTTTCCGGTGTTTCGCTCTTCGGATGTCTTGTGACCGGCTTCATATTTGGAATATTTATTTCCTACCGGGACACTCCTATTGTTAGAGCTAATAACCGGAACCTGAGTTATCTCCTCCTGGTCTCCATCTTCCTCAGCTTCCTCTCGGGCTTCTTGTTTCTTGGTCGTCCCACTGATGTAACTTGTAGATTACGGGAGACCAGTTTTGGGATTTTCTTCTCAGTTGCCATCTCGTCACTTCTTGCCAAGACTGTCATGGTTTGTGTGGCTTTTAAGTCCACCAAGCCCggaagcccctggagaagatggctGAGTGTGAAACTGCCCTATACCATAGTGTTGTTGTGTTCGTCCCTTCAGGTTTTGATCTGTGCTATCTGGTTGTCTATTTCTCCCCCATTCCAGGACCTGGACACCGAGTCTTACCCTGGGACAATCATCATTCAGTGTAATGAAGGCTCAGATCTCTGGTTCTGCTCCATGTTGGGTTATCTGGGGCTCCTGGCAGCTGTCAGCTTTGTTCTGGCTTTCATGGTGAGGACATTACCGGATAGTTTTAATGAGGCCAAGTACATCACCTTCAGCATGCTGGTGTTCATCAGCGTCTGGATCGCCATGATCCCGGCTTATCTGAGCACCAGAGGGAAGTCCATGGTGGCTGTGGAGATATTTGCAGTCATGGGTTCCAGTGCTGGGCTCTTGGGTTGTGTGTTTTTCCcaaaatgttttattattttatttagatcTGAAAGGAATAGAAAAACTGATCTGCTCCGGAAAAGTAATGAGAGACTGTGA